TCCAGTATTCTGCCGCTGCGAGCTGATCATCGCCTTTCGCCAATTGACCCTCGGGCTTTGATCCGGTGGGGCAACTGGCGATCAGCGTTGAATTTAGTAGCAACGGCTATTTGAATAACGTGTAAACATTGAAGTTGTTGCCACTTCCACCGACTTTGTCAGGGTCATCCCCACCATCCAGGTTGATCGATCCGCCAACCATCGTGTTGTAGATGTACAACTGATCGTAGCCGTCATGCAGTTCGATGTCTAAGTCATCGTTGACGTTGACGCTTTGCAATGTGACGCGATCATCATCTTTATCGCCGTTGATTTCGATGTCTTCATAGTCGCCGTCGTTGATCCAGACAACGTCGTCACCGGCATCCATGTCTGCATATAGCTTGTCGGCTGCTGAAGAAAACTGGATCGCAACATCATCGTTGCCGGTATCACCATCGATATCGATCCAGTCACCGGCGGCAGCTTGATAGAGGTCAAGTTCATCGTTTCCGCTGCCCAGTTCGACATCAATATCGTCGGTGGCGGTGGAAAAAGCGATAATCACGTCGTCATGATTGGCGTGTGTCCGGACAGTGATGTCACGCGCGATACTGTTGTAGACACCGACGAAATCGTCGCCACTATCAGTGTCGATGACTAGGTCGCCGTGAGAAGTGTTCGTTAGGGCGATGTTGTTCACGAACACGCGATCATTTCCGCCATTCATATCGACAAAGATGTCATCGACGATGGATGCGTTGATTTCGAATGGGGCATTTCCACCGTTGATCGATGTCGCGCCGTACCAGTTGTTTCCTGTAACGCGGATGACGCTGCCGACTTGCGCAACATCAACCCGGTTGCTTGATCCGTTGCCGACGATTCTCAGATCGTTGCCGCTCATCCAGACTTGAACGTCACCGGCCATCAGCAAACGCTGATCGAATTGTTGGAAACCCGAACCGATACGTCGATTGTGATCTTTGCGTGCCATCATCCCGTCTCCCTTTGCTTGATTTAAGGAACTGCAATTCGGCGAATACCGAACGTTCAAGTTCCAAGCGAATGGGGGGCGAGAGTGCTACCAGAAAAAGCGGCAAAGAATCGGTGGTTCGGCAGTGGCCACTTCTGAACGGGCGGCCTTACGGGGCTTTGCTACGACAATTCCTTTTCGTCTTCGTCGTAGTCTTCGTACTCTTCTTCATCATCTTCGTACGAATCGGCCTCGTCCATTTCAGACATCGATGGATCTTCGTCGTCCTCGTCTGATTCGGGAGGGTCTAAACCTTGCATTTCGTGCCACTGTTCGATCGACAGCAGAACTTCGCGGGCTTTGCTGCCGTTGTAGTCACCAACGATGCCGTCTTCGGCCATGAAGTCGATCAGCTTTGCCGCCCGTCCGTAGCCAATTCCCAAGTGTCGCTGCAGTAGTGAACAAGAACCGCGTCCTTCACGAATGATGACTTCGACCGCACTGTCGTAAATGTCGGGCCGATCGGACCCGAGTGATGGGCCGTCGCCATCTTCGTCTTCGTTGACTTTCAGATTCATCAATTCGCCGACGAAGTTCTGTTCACGCATGCTGCAATGCGCACAGATCGCATCAATTTCATCGTCGGACAGGTAGGTGCCCTGACCACGGATCAGTGTGCTGGTCCCGGGCCATAGGAACAGCATGTCACCGTTGCCAAGCAGTTTGTCCGCACCGTTTTCGTCCAAGACGACTCGGCTGTCAGTCTTACTGGCGACCTGGAAGCTCAGTCGTGCCGGCAAGTTACTTTTGATCAGACCGGTGATGACATCGACCGTTGGTTTCTGTGTTGCCAAGATCAGGTGGATTCCGACCGCACGGCTTTTCTGAGCCAAGCGAATGATGTGTTGCTCGACGTCTTTGCCCGCGGTCATCATCAAGTCAGCCATTTCGTCAGCAACAATGACGATGAATGGCAACTTGTCAGGAACGCTTCCGTCGTCGTCTTCGGGCTCGACTTCCAAACGACGAAGGATCTCTTCGCGTCCAAGGTCATTGAAGCTGTTGATATGACGAACGCCGACATTGGCAAGCAGCGAATAACGCTCTTCCATTTTCTCGACCGCCCAAGCCAGAATCGCTTCTGCTTTGCGCATGTCGGTGATCACCGGGTGCATCAGGTGAGGAAGCTTGCCGTATCCGCTAAGTTCGACCATCTTGGGGTCGATCATCAGCATCCGAACTTCATCCGGTCCACGCGTCATCAGCATGGATGTGATGATAGAGTTCAAACAGACACTTTTACCCGTTCCTGTTCGACCGGCGATCAACAGGTGAGGCATCTTGGCCAAGTCGACGACCATGGGATTTCCCGAGACGTCTTTACCCAAGAACACCGGGATGTTCATTTTCAATGAATTGGTGTCCGACTCTTCCATCACATCGCGCAGCCGAACGGCTTGTCGTTTCTCGTTCGGAACCTCAATCCCCACGGTATTCTTTCCAGGGATCGGCGCGACGATACGAACGCTGGGGACACGAAGGGCGATAGCCAAGTCTTCGGCAAGGCCTGTGATTTTGCTCAATCGTAGACCAGCTTCCAGTTCGATTTCGTACTGGGCGATGACCGGTCCGGTTTCAATCTCGACGACTCGGATGTTGAATCCAAAATCGGCAAACGTGGCTTCAAGGATTTTTGCTTTGCGCCGGACTTCGTTCAGTTGCTCTTCATAGTCGATGTCATCGCTGGCTTCCAGCAACTCGATCTGGGGCAGCTGGTATTCTTCAGCGGTAGCCGGTGACTGCTCGATCATCGCCCGCGAGACTTTGTCTAACTCGCTTTCGCTCTTGCTGCGTTTGGGCATGCGAATCTTAGGACCGGGCAGTTTATGCTCGGAGTCCTGACGCAGTTGCTGTGTTTCTCCCTCGACTTCTAATTCGCGATAGGCCGATTCGTCTTCGTATTCTTCCGCTTCGTAATCTTCTTCGTCGTACTCAGCGTACGTTTCGTCTTCACCCGAGGAATCGTCCTCGACTGATTCGGCGACTTCTTCCTTTGGTTTTTGACGACGCGATCCTGCACGAACTTTGATTCGCGGCTCTGGCTTTTCTTCCTCGACCTCGGCTGCGTCAGAAGTTTCGTCGACCTCTACTTCACTCGGTGCTTCAGCGATGGTTGCCTGCGTCGCCGTCGCCTGATTTGCGTTGGATTCGGCGAACGTCGTGGCTTTTTCATCAAAAGGCTTCCGTTTGCCACGCAGCATCGGTGGCAGGGCGGAAGCGGCCTTTTCCATTCCGGTTCTTGAAACTTGCGCACCACCGGCGAAGATTTTTCGCGTCGCGTAAAGGATCGCGTAGTCGGTCGTCAGCAGCGTCCCGACGGCAAGCATCGTCAGTGTCAAGATCCAAGCGCCACCGCTGCTGAAGTGCTCTAGCAACCAACTGGATGTCATCGCACCCAGGATTCCTCCGGCGCCATAAAGCGACATCCCATCATCCGCGATCGGCATCATTGCCGAAGCGGTTGCGACCGAGGCGATCACGATGGTTCCGCCAAGGGAACGCAGAACGGGAGCTCGCAACTGACCACGCCGGAGCAAAGCGATCGAAACACCGCCGAGCCCCGCAACAACGATCGCCGAAGCCATGCCCAAGTAGTGTGTCATCGCCGAAGCGATCAACGCGCCCCAGTAACCGCAGGCATTGGATATTGACTGTCCGGGCGGATAGACCAACACGTCAGGAACGTGGATCGCGCTGATAGGCCAGAAAGGGATATCGATCGGGTCCGAGGGATCTCGCGTTGCCAAAGAGATTGTCAAAAGTACTGTCAGCGCAATCAACAAGATCGACCCGACATCGCGGGCGAAGTCGGGCTCTGTAGAGGATTCGTTGACTAGATCAGCCGACATGCAGCTTCCGAATTCTTATTGCGTTGCAATGTGCCTTGATGAACGAATCAACAACGCATTGACGTTAGGCACGCTGATGTAATGGGCGAAGGAGAATCGGTCATTGTCGCTATCGGACGTTAAAGTCAACCGCATGAGTTCCTTCAAGGTGTGAAGGTTGATCCGATCAAGCTGAATCGCTGATACAGCCTGCGAAGTTTGCCAAACCGTTGATCTTTGGCTGTGGCGTAAACCTTTGCCAGTCGGTACGCCTGTGAAACATCGGGCAGTATTCTTGTACCACCAGCGCGTTTTCATT
The Stieleria sp. JC731 genome window above contains:
- a CDS encoding DNA translocase FtsK; translation: MSADLVNESSTEPDFARDVGSILLIALTVLLTISLATRDPSDPIDIPFWPISAIHVPDVLVYPPGQSISNACGYWGALIASAMTHYLGMASAIVVAGLGGVSIALLRRGQLRAPVLRSLGGTIVIASVATASAMMPIADDGMSLYGAGGILGAMTSSWLLEHFSSGGAWILTLTMLAVGTLLTTDYAILYATRKIFAGGAQVSRTGMEKAASALPPMLRGKRKPFDEKATTFAESNANQATATQATIAEAPSEVEVDETSDAAEVEEEKPEPRIKVRAGSRRQKPKEEVAESVEDDSSGEDETYAEYDEEDYEAEEYEDESAYRELEVEGETQQLRQDSEHKLPGPKIRMPKRSKSESELDKVSRAMIEQSPATAEEYQLPQIELLEASDDIDYEEQLNEVRRKAKILEATFADFGFNIRVVEIETGPVIAQYEIELEAGLRLSKITGLAEDLAIALRVPSVRIVAPIPGKNTVGIEVPNEKRQAVRLRDVMEESDTNSLKMNIPVFLGKDVSGNPMVVDLAKMPHLLIAGRTGTGKSVCLNSIITSMLMTRGPDEVRMLMIDPKMVELSGYGKLPHLMHPVITDMRKAEAILAWAVEKMEERYSLLANVGVRHINSFNDLGREEILRRLEVEPEDDDGSVPDKLPFIVIVADEMADLMMTAGKDVEQHIIRLAQKSRAVGIHLILATQKPTVDVITGLIKSNLPARLSFQVASKTDSRVVLDENGADKLLGNGDMLFLWPGTSTLIRGQGTYLSDDEIDAICAHCSMREQNFVGELMNLKVNEDEDGDGPSLGSDRPDIYDSAVEVIIREGRGSCSLLQRHLGIGYGRAAKLIDFMAEDGIVGDYNGSKAREVLLSIEQWHEMQGLDPPESDEDDEDPSMSEMDEADSYEDDEEEYEDYDEDEKELS